The genomic stretch TACAAAAACTGTTACTGCTACTGATACCGTCGGTGGAACAGATACTGTCATTGTCGTAGTTCCACCAGCACCAAACTCCCAGACTACTGTCACTTCGACCTGGACTGGTATTTTCACTACTTCTGAAACATTGACTGACACCCCAGGGggaactgacactgttgttgtcgaagtaccttctactccaaactccCAGACTACTCttacttcaacttggactggtagtTACATTACTTCCGAAACATTGACTGACACcccaggtggaactgacactgttgttgtcgaagtaccttccACTCCAAACGCGCAAACAACTCTTacgtctacttggactggtagtTACATTACTTCCGAAACATTGACTGACACcccaggtggaactgacactgttgttgtcgaagtaccttccACTCCAAACGCGCAAACAACTCTTacgtctacttggactggtagtTACATTACTTCCGAAACATTGACTGACACcccaggtggaactgacactgttgttgtcgaagtaccttccACTCCAAACGCGCAAACAACTCTTacgtctacttggactggtactaCTACTCTTACAATCACTGAGACTAATACTGTTGGTGGAACTGATACCGTGATTATTGTATTACCTTCCACTACCAATGCACAAACTACTGtcacttctacttggactggtagtTACATTACTTCCGAAACATTGACTGATACcccaggtggaactgacactgttgttgtcgaagtaccttctactGCCAATGCACAAACTACTGtcacttcaacttggactggtagtTACATTACTTCTGAAACATTGACTGACACcccaggtggaactgacactgttgttgtcgaagtaccttctactccaaactccCAGAATACTCTTacgtctacttggactggtagtTACATTACTTCCGAAACATTGACTGACACcccaggtggaactgacactgttgttgtcgaagtaccttccACTCCAAACTCCCAGACTACTCTTacgtctacttggactggtactttcacTACTTCCGAAACATTGACTGACACcccaggtggaactgacactgttgttgtcgaagtaccttccACTCCAAACTCCCAGACTACTCTTacgtctacttggactggtactttcacTACTTCCGAAACATTGACTGACACcccaggtggaactgacactgttgttgtcgaagtaccttctactGCCAATGCACAAACTACTGtcacttcaacttggactggtagtTACATTACTTCTGAAACATTGACTGACACcccaggtggaactgacactgttgttgtcgaagtaccttctactGCCAATGCACAAACTACTGtcacttcaacttggactggtagtTACATTACTTCCGAAACATTGACTGACACcccaggtggaactgacactgttgttgtcgaagtaccttccACTCCAAACGCGCAAACAACTCTTacgtctacttggactggtactaCTACTCTTACAATCACTGAGACTAATACTGTTGGTGGAACTGATACCGTGATTATTGTATTACCTTCCACTACCAATGCACAAACTACTGtcacttctacttggactggtagtTACATTACTTCCGAAACATTGACTGATACcccaggtggaactgacactgttgttgtcgaagtaccttctactGCCAATGCACAAACTACTGtcacttcaacttggactggtagtTACATTACTTCTGAAACATTGACTGACACcccaggtggaactgacactgttgttgtcgaagtaccttctactccaaactccCAGAATACTCTTacgtctacttggactggtagtTACATTACTTCCGAAACATTGACTGACACcccaggtggaactgacactgttgttgtcgaagtaccttccACTCCAAACTCCCAGACTACTCTTacgtctacttggactggtactttcacTACTTCCGAAACATTGACTGACACcccaggtggaactgacactgttgttgtcgaagtaccttccACTCCAAACTCCCAGACTACTCTTacgtctacttggactggtactttcacTACTTCCGAAACATTGACTGACACcccaggtggaactgacactgttgttgtcgaagtaccttctactGCCAATGCACAAACTACTGtcacttcaacttggactggtagtTACATTACTTCTGAAACATTGACTGACACcccaggtggaactgacactgttgttgtcgaagtaccttctactGCCAATGCACAAACTACTGtcacttcaacttggactggtagtTACATTACTTCTGAAACATTGACTGACACcccaggtggaactgacactgttgttgtcgaagtaccttccACTCCAAACGCGCAAACAACTCTTacgtctacttggactggtactaCTACTCTTACAATCACTGAGACTAATACTGTTGGTGGAACTGATACCGTGATTATTGTATTACCTTCCACTACCAATGCACAAACTACTGtcacttctacttggactggtagtTACATTACTTCCGAAACATTGACTGACACcccaggtggaactgacactgttgttgtcgaagtaccttctactccaaactccCAGACTACTCttacttcaacttggactggtagtTACATTACTTCCGAAACATTGACTGACACcccaggtggaactgacactgttgttgtcgaagtaccttctactccaaactccCAGACTACTCttacttcaacttggactggtagtTACATTACTTCCGAAACATTGACTGACACcccaggtggaactgacactgttgttgtcgaagtaccttccACTCCAAACGCGCAAACAACTCTTacgtctacttggactggtactaCTACTCTTACAATCACTGAGACTAATACTGTTGGTGGAACTGATACCGTGATTATTGTATTACCTTCCACTACCAATGCACAAACTACTGtcacttctacttggactggtagtTACATTACTTCCGAAACATTGACTGACACcccaggtggaactgacactgttgttgtcgaagtaccttctactccaaactccCAGACTACTCttacttcaacttggactggtagtTACATTACTTCCGAAACATTGACTGACACcccaggtggaactgacactgttgttgtcgaagtaccttctactccaaactccCAGACTACTCttacttcaacttggactggtagtTACATTACTTCCGAAACATTGACTGACACcccaggtggaactgacactgttgttgtcgaagtaccttctactGCCAATGCACAAACTACTGtcacttcaacttggactggtagtTACATTACTTCCGAAACATTGACTGACACCCCAGGGggaactgacactgttgttgtcgaagtaccttctactccaaactccCAGACTACTCTTacgtctacttggactggtactttcacTACTTCCGAAACATTGACTGACACcccaggtggaactgacactgttgttgtcgaagtaccttccACTCCAAACGCGCAAACAACTCTTacgtctacttggactggtactaCTACTCTTACAATCACTGAGACTAATACTGTTGGTGGAACTGATACCGTGATTATTGTATTACCTTCCACTACCAATGCACAAACTACTGtcacttctacttggactggtagtTACATTACTTCCGAAACATTGACTGACACcccaggtggaactgacactgttgttgtcgaagtaccttccACTCCAAACTCCCAGACTACTCTTacgtctacttggactggtagtTACATTACTTCTGAAACATTGACTGACACcccaggtggaactgacactgttgttgtcgaagtaccttccACTGCCAATGCACAAACTACTGtcacttcaacttggactggtagtTACATTACTTCCGAAACATTGACTGACACCCCAGGGggaactgacactgttgttgtcgaagtaccttctactccaaactccCAGACTACTCTTacgtctacttggactggtactttcacTACTTCCGAAACATTGACTGACACcccaggtggaactgacactgttgttgtcgaagtaccttccACTCCAAACTCCCAGACTACTCTTacgtctacttggactggtactttcacTACTTCCGAAACATTGACTGACACcccaggtggaactgacactgttgttgtcgaagtaccttccACTCCAAACTCCCAGACTACTCTTacgtctacttggactggtactttcacTACTTCCGAAACATTGACTGACACcccaggtggaactgacactgttgttgtcgaagtaccttccACTCCAAACGCGCAAACTACTCTTacgtctacttggactggcACATACCCTACTACTAATACTATTCCAGACACTGCTGGTGGTACCAATACtgttattgttcttgaaccaACTTCCTATGAATCTTGTACTCCTGTATATTTTACTGTTACTGTCACTGAGGATTCTCCACAGAGTATTACTGTCACAAAAGCATCACAGCTTCCACTTTCAACTGAAACAATTTTCACTGTAACATCCGTTTACTTaacagagacaacaactACCACAGATCATAGTACTATCCCTGCAGTAACTGTGACCGAAACAAAGATTCAGGGGTTCAGGTTCTTCTAGCAAAGAAAGAGGATATATTAAACTTTGTCTTTCATTTTTAAGTTAATTCCTTAATTAAATGGGtttcttgtacttttcatTTCGTCATTTCGTACTTTTCTGTTAATATTTATGTTTAAAAATAAATGAGCTTGTTCAATCAACATTTTTCTTCGCCATTAAATTCAAAGGTTTTCCGCTTGCTATTGGTGGATATGCCTTCTTAGATTGGAGCCACCATGTTCAGGGATTTCAGGGATTGCCCTTCATTATTCAGGATTCTAATCTTGAGTAAatactttttctttcaaagagAGGCTAGGCTTGGCTTAGCTAAAGATCTCCTATCGTATTTAATAGTCTTATATTTGATTCTGGAATCCTTTTAAGATCATGCTGGCTAGAATCTGAGCGCAAGATTTCTCAAATGCGAGAAGATTCAAGTTCCTCATTACTGGAGTCTGCCCTTTCGCACCATGGTTTCACTTATGGATTCAATAGTGATTGGCTATGTATATGTCCCAAGTATGGCACAAAATTTCATCAATGGAAATCAATGTCAGTAAGAAACTAGCTAAATATTCTTATAGAAATCGTAGTGGCTGAAGTTCAGTGATTAGTATAAGGTCCAAATCCATTTCCCTATTTAAGTCCAAATGGAAAACCAGCTCTTGGGCTCTCCATACAGGTTTCCTGTCAAGAACATACCATATGAAGGACATGGAAGGAAAGATGTGGCATATCGTGTATCGACCAATATCCTGACGCAACTAAGTAAGATTGAAAATCCTTATACTTTCTGAGGATAAAATGTATATCAGCATAAGTTTCGAAGTGGGTCAACTCATAGAAATAACGCACATTTAGAGCAAGTCTACTGGACTTACAGTGTGGATCTATCAAAACCAATGATTTTGataacaataatatatTCCCGTACAGGCTGCTTGGTGATTTGCCTTCACTGATGTATCCTACACTAACTGTAGTGTTTTATCTTCACTATAGAGTAGTTCTCCCATTCATAGGCTTTAAATTAAGGCTTATATCTAGAGTTTTTAACGGGTTGTTTTTCAATAATCATAGATGATGTGGTACGGAATAGTAGTAATTTGAATCGATGTAGGTTCAAGTTTGTGTGTATAAAAAGCTGGTGGTGTAGTTTGAACACCTAGTGACGTTATAGATGCAGTATTTCCAAACCCATGCATGTGTATACCTTCTCGTCGGGAGGATTTAGATATAAACTTTCAGTATTCATATAAGGCATTCATATCGCTCCATATAAATATTGTTTATTTCTCaaccaaagaaggaatGATTAAATTGACTTGCACATATTAGTGGTACACTGTACATTAATCTGGGGCGTAAAACTTGGTGCTCGCTTGCTTGAAATAAAGATTTTTCATCCCAATTGGGAGATTGTTGACTGAAGTAGTTCGCTAAGAAGCCAATTCAACTTTATTGATTAGCCCACGATCGCAGATTGGGCGTGATATTTATGATCACACGAACCATGGTTATTGGTGTATGCGATGAAAAGCATCTGAAATAAGTAAATGTCAATTAACAGTTGATGATAAGGATGTTACCAACAGAGAGTTGTATGAaatctatatatattttGTTAGGTTCCAAGGCGTACTAAGAAATGGTACGTTTTGCTTGTTGCCTGTTTAGGAGAAAAATGTAGGATTTCATCACATCCGACTTCTCCGTTTCTTACGTCAACGAAGTGTCTTCATGTTAAGTTCATAATAGATTGTAAGATCTTTTGCATTATATTAGAAATCTATTCGTTGAAAATCTGTCATACCAGCTGTTAATGTACCTGCATATCTAAATAGAGAATTAGCTTCCGATGCTATATGTACCTTATTTGCAGAAACGATATGCAGGTTGAACTTCGTCCATACCACTTCTTTCAAATCGGGTGGTAGGCTTTACTATAGAGAATTCCCTGATTCGGATAAtatcatcaatttcaacacaTCAACGATGACATGCAGTCTCCAGCTTCAGGATTTATGGCGACTGAGACATCAATAACGAATCCCCGCCAACAATCTCTACTACATGTCGCCACGACTGCAACATCTGCCAATGGCCATTAAATGGACCCTGGCCTATTCTCTGTTGagtcatcttcttttacTTTTTGTAGCTGTCGATAAGATCTAATTCTTTTCACCAGAGACGGAAGTCTTGTGGAGTTTGTTGACTTGCTATTGGGGCAAAGATGATATGTATACCAATGGTGCAAAAAACTGAGCTTGAAAACTTACCCTAAACCTCAAGGGCAAGTATTTGCATAGAAGATTGGATATTAGCTGCATCTGCAACAACCATTACATATTAATtaccaaattgaacaaatgAACAAATGAACAAATGAACAAATGAAAACATGCAAACATTAGATTATTTGTCTCTGAAACGGTGGTATAAAGTCGGAGCTTTTGCAGCTAAATTCAAATTATCAGGATTAGCTTGAGCAAGTAGTAAATAGGAAGCTGTCCTCAAAATGTTAGTAAACAAGTACTTGGCTGCATCCACCTCGCTTTTATCTATGGTAGTGGCCCTCGCCATCGACCAAGATATCCCTCAAACCACTGTCGTCTCTACCTGGACTGGTACAAGAACAGCTACAGACACCGAAGATGATTATGTTGGCGGTGGAACTATAACTGTAATCGATGAAATAAACCCTACTACTACTAtcacttcaacttggaccgGTACTTTTACCACCACTGAAACTATCACCGATACTGTTGGTGGAACTGATACTGTcgtagttgaagttccaacGCTGTATGGACCAAACCCTACTACTACTAtcacttcaacttggaccgGTACTTTCACTACTTCTGAAACATTGACTGACACcccaggtggaactgatactgttgtagttgaagttccaacGCTGTATGGACCAAACCCTACTACTACTAtcacttcaacttggaccgGTACTTTCACTACTTCTGAAACATTGACTGACACcccaggtggaactgatactgttgtagttgaagttccaacGCTGTATGGACCAAATCCTACTACTACTAtcacttcaacttggaccgGTACTTTTACCACCACTGAAACTATCACCGATACTGTTGGTGGAACTGATACTGTcgtagttgaagttccaacGCTGTATGGACCAAACCCTACTACTACTAtcacttcaacttggaccgGTACTTTTACCACCACTGAAACTATCACCGATACTGTTGGTGGAACTGATACTGTcgtagttgaagttccaacGCTGTATGGACCAAACCCTACTACTACTAtcacttcaacttggaccgGTACTTTTACCACCACTGAAACTATCACCGATACTGTTGGTGGAACTGATACTGTcgtagttgaagttccaacGCTGTATGGACCAAACCCTACTACTACTAtcacttcaacttggaccgGTACTTTTACCACCACTGAAACTATCACCGATACTGTTggtggaactgacactgtcgtagttgaagttccaacTAGCTACCCAACCTCCAAAAATACGACTAGCATAGAACCCTCTTACattacttctattatcacAAAAACTGAAGCAAATGGATATTTAACAACCTACACCACAACTGACACCACCACAGAATTTGTTACTGCGCCATGCATTACGACCACAATTGTAACTACTGGTCCGCAAGGTGAGGTAACCACGTACATAACTACTACCACTGGTTCCACTGTTACTGAAATCATTAGTGAACCATGTGTAACCACTACAATTGTTACAACTGGTCTACAGGGAGAAGTTACCACCTATGTTACCACTACAGCTCCTGGTTACACTACAACTGAATCCGGTCCTACAGCTACTGTTACCATTACTGGTCCAAATGGTTCAATTAGTACATATGTAACTACCTCTCCATCTACTGTTACAGCACCAGGTCATAACTCAACTGTCACAATTACTGGACCAAACGGCAATAACACTACTGTCGTTCCAACTGTTCAAGCACCAGAGCCTACCACGTTATTCACCACAGGTCCAAATGGAACCACGTCCACGATTGTTACATTTGCCTCAGTAGTGACTGATTCTCCTTCGGCTGAAGTCTACACCATTGCCCACACAGTAACTGGAACTAATGATATTCTTTCGACAATCCTCACTGCTATCACCATTTCACCTGCCTCTCCAGCCCCATCCTCCCCAGCTCCAGATTTTGCCTCCAACTACACCATCCCCTCTGTCCCAGTTTATGAGGGTTCTGCTAACTTCATGAGATCCACATTCTCGGTTGCCACTCTTTTATGTTTAGCTGTGACATTCATTGTTTAGACAATAATTCTCATTAATTATCGTTTTTATTTCCACCTCAATACCtttttttgattctttcaaattttaCCATTTTGGAAATTCTTTCCACCTCTATCTATATAGTACCACAGTTAACTAAGAACATATCAAATTAACCACTACACAAAACAGCAATTACATAGTAAAGTACTTAACTAAGGGATTAACTGTGGGATCGGACTTTCGTGCTTCAATTCTCATGTGTTGTATCCAGTGACCAAGAACTGTGTGACCATATTCTAAATGGTTATAATTAGAGCATTTGGATTTTGTAAGATTCGATCGTGATGAATTCTTACTTGATTGAATGAGGGCTTTCGAATAGTACTACTTTTAGGGCAGGTGGAATTTTTTGCAGCAATTAGTATTTttattgtatttttcacattctttccagaaagacAAGCAGTACTTGTACACAAGTaattaatatatataataaaAGTTAAGGAAAAGTTAAGATTATAATAATATGCATATTTCTTGATACTATAGAGTAGTGGAGAGTAGAATGATATAGCATAAAGGATGAAGTCGGGTTGGTAagtgatttgaagaattgtagtGGAGTTATGTGAATTGAGGAGGCGAGAAATGGTAAATTGGGGAGTTGATGAGGTACACATTTGAGAGTAGATGCAGATGGAAGGGACAAGTTGCAATTATTGTCATTACAGATGTAAGAATAGTGTGAATGTGATGTTGGTGTTGGCATTCTGTAGTATTGTCCTAGTATTATAAAAAGAACATTGAAAAGTAGCATCATGTGACCTAGACGTGATTATGCCTGCATGAAAGCTTATTGGGTTGTTATGGGAGAAATAATATGCTGGAAAAATAATCCGAATGTCGTATAATGTCGGTATGGTACGACATTCGAGGGGTCGTTTATATTTAGACCCACCTCTAAGGACCCTAGATGCCTCCTTAGAACCCGAGTATAGTCCGTGCAATATCGCAGCCTCTAATATAAGGTATTTCATTAAGCATATTCTTCACCTTGTAACGGTATACTATCTAAACCGGGTGTCACTATATACAGTATCATCGAGAAACGAACATTTTCATGTTGGCGCAGTCGTGTGAACGTAATCATAGATTGATAGATTGATCTGCTATGTACACAACTACATTAAAGACGAGCATAAAACAGCTGGAAACGAAGGGAATCGACCCAGCTTAGATGATTGCGCGTTAGATTCTCTGAAATCCGGATTTGAACCAAATTGATCATCACAAGATAGCGTAAAAAAGAGTCGCTGTGAAATGATGATCTTCAATACCAGGCAGAGAACAAAAGGATCCATCGAATAGTACTATACGTGCTACTGTCATTCTTTTGCAGGCTACAGCAATGCAGCGTATGTGATTACAATACATTTTTATTTATGCCAGATAACTCTACACGTTCTTAGGAGTGCACGGTTATATTCCTAAGCCTTGGCTTTGCACTGCCGTTATTTGTAGGCTTTGTGATCGATCTAAATTTATTTCCACCACTTTTCCGCCTAAGGCAATAGAGTACTTCAATCTAACCAACTGACTGTTTCGACAAAATTGtttgtatatataataaACTTTATCTATAGTATCAGCTTATACAGCATCCATAT from Scheffersomyces stipitis CBS 6054 chromosome 2, complete sequence encodes the following:
- the ALS4 gene encoding Aglutinin-Like Serine rich hypothetical protein; protein product: MLVNKYLAASTSLLSMVVALAIDQDIPQTTVVSTWTGTRTATDTEDDYVGGGTITVIDEINPTTTITSTWTGTFTTTETITDTVGGTDTVVVEVPTSYGPNPTTTITSTWTGTFTTSETLTDTPGGTDTVVVEVPTSYGPNPTTTITSTWTGTFTTSETLTDTPGGTDTVVVEVPTSYGPNPTTTITSTWTGTFTTTETITDTVGGTDTVVVEVPTSYGPNPTTTITSTWTGTFTTTETITDTVGGTDTVVVEVPTSYGPNPTTTITSTWTGTFTTTETITDTVGGTDTVVVEVPTSYGPNPTTTITSTWTGTFTTTETITDTVGGTDTVVVEVPTSYPTSKNTTSIEPSYITSIITKTEANGYLTTYTTTDTTTEFVTAPCITTTIVTTGPQGEVTTYITTTTGSTVTEIISEPCVTTTIVTTGLQGEVTTYVTTTAPGYTTTESGPTATVTITGPNGSISTYVTTSPSTVTAPGHNSTVTITGPNGNNTTVVPTVQAPEPTTLFTTGPNGTTSTIVTFASVVTDSPSAEVYTIAHTVTGTNDILSTILTAITISPASPAPSSPAPDFASNYTIPSVPVYEGSANFMRSTFSVATLLCLAVTFIV